One segment of Saprospiraceae bacterium DNA contains the following:
- a CDS encoding choice-of-anchor B family protein, which produces MKKNLLLAFGFCLAHTLLAQDSLNMKRLARWDDESLPIAPFYNIQYSGCWGLALNGREYAVLGGALHVLFFDITEPTQPKLIGKFEGASPTAWREFKSYKNRIYGVSDATSEGLMIFDMSQAPDTVIRTYYNNEFFARSHTITLDTTSGRIYLNGSNVANNGLLVLDVSQNPDQPVFLNSVALAGGYVHDSYVRNDTVYTSSGFEGYYIFDFTNPLKPDTLASISTGGYNHNSWLNMEGTYSYYTEEIPDGRPVQIIDLQNLANKELEVAGAFLDRFSTPTSDPFHDAIPHNVYIRDNLLFNSQYEDGLLVYDISEPLNPKLVAHYDTHPQNTQYNGYRGNWGNYPWLPSGTIIAGDMQNGLQLLKLDFTISAQTPTSELKVGVLPNPASDALTIRLTDAPDYWSYRLLDAMGRVAGTGQVHGTAQQTLSLHGCSAGLYFLEIRANDGSRAVRKVVVEKG; this is translated from the coding sequence ATGAAAAAAAATCTATTGCTCGCCTTTGGCTTTTGTCTTGCTCACACGCTGCTCGCGCAGGATTCGCTCAACATGAAGCGTTTGGCTCGCTGGGACGACGAATCGCTGCCCATCGCTCCATTTTACAACATCCAATATAGCGGCTGCTGGGGCCTGGCGCTCAATGGCCGCGAGTATGCAGTGCTCGGTGGCGCTTTGCACGTTTTGTTTTTCGACATCACCGAACCCACACAGCCCAAGTTGATTGGAAAATTCGAGGGCGCTTCCCCCACGGCGTGGCGCGAGTTCAAATCCTACAAAAATCGCATCTACGGCGTGTCGGATGCCACCTCTGAGGGGCTGATGATTTTCGACATGAGCCAAGCGCCAGACACGGTGATACGCACCTACTACAACAACGAGTTTTTCGCGCGCTCGCACACCATCACGCTCGACACCACATCGGGCCGCATCTATCTGAATGGCAGCAATGTGGCGAACAATGGCCTTTTGGTGCTCGACGTGAGCCAAAATCCCGATCAGCCCGTTTTTTTGAACAGTGTGGCGCTCGCCGGGGGCTATGTCCATGATTCTTATGTGCGCAACGACACCGTTTACACTTCTTCGGGTTTTGAGGGGTACTATATTTTTGATTTCACCAACCCGCTCAAGCCAGACACCTTGGCCAGCATCTCTACTGGCGGCTACAACCACAACAGCTGGCTCAACATGGAAGGCACTTATTCCTACTACACGGAAGAAATCCCCGATGGGCGGCCTGTCCAAATCATTGATTTGCAGAATCTCGCCAACAAGGAATTGGAAGTGGCAGGCGCTTTTCTGGACCGTTTTTCCACACCTACCAGCGACCCATTCCACGATGCCATTCCGCACAACGTTTATATCAGGGACAATCTGCTCTTCAACTCTCAATACGAAGACGGGCTATTGGTCTATGACATCAGCGAACCCCTCAACCCCAAACTCGTGGCTCACTACGATACCCATCCGCAAAACACTCAGTACAATGGCTATCGAGGCAATTGGGGCAACTATCCGTGGCTGCCTTCCGGCACCATCATCGCGGGGGATATGCAAAACGGACTGCAACTCCTGAAACTCGATTTCACGATAAGCGCTCAGACTCCCACATCCGAGCTGAAGGTCGGCGTTTTGCCCAACCCTGCATCCGATGCCCTGACTATCCGCCTGACAGATGCACCCGATTATTGGTCGTATCGGTTGCTCGACGCGATGGGGCGAGTGGCAGGCACTGGTCAAGTGCACGGCACCGCGCAGCAAACATTGTCGCTGCACGGTTGTTCCGCTGGTTTGTACTTTCTGGAAATCCGGGCCAACGACGGTAGCCGGGCTGTTCGGAAAGTAGTGGTGGAAAAGGGATGA
- a CDS encoding MmcQ/YjbR family DNA-binding protein — translation MNIEQFRAYCLEKRAVTEDFPFDEVTLCLRVMSKIFAITGLDSERFTVNLKCDPDFALELREHHPEVQPGWHMSKKHWNTVDFEGALGDGMLRRLIDHSYEQVVKTLKKTEREALLNEEV, via the coding sequence ATGAACATCGAACAATTCCGCGCATACTGCCTTGAAAAAAGAGCGGTGACGGAGGATTTCCCCTTCGACGAAGTGACGCTCTGCCTGCGGGTGATGAGCAAAATCTTCGCTATCACTGGCCTCGACAGCGAGCGTTTCACGGTCAATCTCAAATGCGACCCCGATTTCGCGCTCGAGCTCCGCGAACACCACCCCGAAGTGCAGCCCGGGTGGCACATGAGCAAAAAGCATTGGAACACGGTGGATTTCGAGGGGGCATTGGGCGACGGGATGCTGCGCCGCCTGATTGACCACTCCTACGAACAGGTGGTGAAAACACTGAAAAAAACCGAGCGCGAGGCACTGCTGAATGAGGAGGTCTAA
- a CDS encoding S8 family serine peptidase has protein sequence MKKTVLPIVLLTLKGLLLAQQPFQDKCSPTVKWRDNGAVTENFVVKVTEPSPFRAWATAQNWEIVNEYTPANLLVLRGNVQDVKNALLPRPDVLFVDMASTQPKEELPVPGHNFFVNRINVAHTRHPTQNGSSVTISIKENQFDTADVDFKHRATNAPNSMPPITSHANIVASIVGGAGNSAIAGRGVAWGANLRSNGFNNLLPDEDYTAHQVSVQNHAYGLDIENYYGALAMAYDQSVVAHPPLLHVFSAGNKGPEAPNTGTYGGLAGFANLTGNFKMAKNVLTVGAVDSFGQIAPFSSRGPAYDGRNKPDLVAFGQDGSSGSAALVSGAAAILQQALLEQTGMLPKAALVRAILLNTADDVAPPGPDFFTGFGSLNLEKAMQTTTSQQFENDLIGAGESQVFYIQVPNGTASLKIMLAWDEPPAMPGAPKALTNDLDLKVVAPDGSTWLPWVPNPFPHPDSLRMNAVRRRDTLNNAEQVALDNPPAGQYEIWVTGENIQATSQPFSLVWAWEKSTLFAWDFPVKNDAAIGGRDVLLRWSHTFQTDATGLLEYRLLDASDWSEIAPAVDLRQGWHRWLLPDSFAEAQVRMRVNGQTFESDTFLIARQMRMDIGFNCADSTLLYWNAAAPEATYLLAGLNEKYLEPLMLLSDTFIVLQKAAFPQQRFSVAPLGRNGTLGLRSPAPDTQEQGVACYFKNFLAELDADFNTRLLLNIGTRYGLQSVSMEKMKDTGFVLLNTWQPVEAEQFAFHDAPQQGANQYRARLLLNNGITLLSDTATVFSWGANAVLVFPNPTRSGSIQVVADPTEIVSFVVFDLLGRLILEEELSALPQTVELPVGLPKGCYPYFLRENGRLTSGGMLLVGF, from the coding sequence ATGAAAAAGACGGTTTTGCCCATAGTCTTGCTCACTCTCAAAGGCTTGCTACTCGCGCAGCAGCCTTTTCAAGACAAATGTTCGCCCACCGTGAAATGGCGCGACAACGGCGCTGTCACCGAAAACTTCGTGGTAAAGGTGACAGAACCGAGCCCCTTCCGGGCATGGGCGACGGCGCAAAATTGGGAAATTGTGAACGAATACACGCCCGCCAATCTGTTGGTCTTGAGAGGAAATGTCCAAGATGTCAAAAACGCTCTCCTGCCCCGCCCCGATGTGTTGTTTGTGGATATGGCTTCGACTCAGCCAAAGGAGGAATTGCCCGTGCCGGGACACAATTTTTTTGTCAACCGGATAAACGTCGCGCACACGCGCCATCCCACACAGAATGGTTCGTCTGTTACCATTTCCATCAAGGAAAACCAATTCGACACCGCCGATGTGGATTTCAAACATCGCGCGACGAACGCCCCTAATTCCATGCCTCCCATCACCTCCCATGCCAACATAGTCGCTTCCATCGTGGGCGGGGCAGGCAACTCGGCAATTGCCGGACGCGGCGTGGCTTGGGGTGCCAATCTGCGCTCCAATGGATTTAACAACTTGCTCCCCGATGAAGATTATACCGCCCATCAAGTCAGCGTTCAAAACCACGCCTACGGCCTCGACATTGAAAACTATTACGGTGCATTGGCAATGGCTTATGACCAAAGTGTGGTCGCCCACCCACCTTTGCTCCATGTTTTTTCCGCCGGAAACAAAGGGCCTGAAGCACCCAACACGGGCACCTATGGCGGCTTGGCTGGCTTTGCCAACCTGACTGGCAATTTCAAAATGGCTAAAAACGTGCTGACCGTAGGCGCGGTGGATTCTTTCGGCCAAATCGCACCCTTCAGCTCTCGTGGCCCTGCCTACGACGGCCGCAACAAGCCTGATTTGGTCGCCTTCGGCCAAGACGGCAGCTCGGGAAGCGCCGCGCTGGTGTCGGGCGCGGCTGCGATATTGCAACAAGCACTGCTGGAACAAACAGGCATGCTGCCGAAAGCAGCCCTCGTCAGAGCCATTTTGCTCAACACCGCCGACGATGTGGCCCCGCCCGGGCCCGATTTTTTCACCGGCTTTGGCAGCCTCAATCTTGAAAAAGCCATGCAAACCACGACAAGCCAACAATTTGAAAACGACCTCATAGGGGCTGGCGAATCGCAGGTCTTTTACATTCAAGTGCCCAACGGCACTGCCTCGCTCAAAATAATGCTCGCTTGGGACGAGCCTCCTGCCATGCCCGGTGCGCCCAAAGCCTTGACCAATGACCTTGATTTGAAAGTCGTGGCACCGGATGGCTCCACATGGCTCCCGTGGGTGCCGAATCCTTTTCCGCACCCCGATTCGTTGCGAATGAACGCCGTTCGTCGCCGCGATACTTTGAACAATGCCGAACAGGTCGCGCTGGACAACCCACCAGCGGGTCAGTATGAGATATGGGTGACGGGAGAAAACATTCAGGCGACTTCCCAACCTTTTTCGCTGGTTTGGGCTTGGGAAAAAAGCACCCTCTTTGCTTGGGATTTTCCCGTGAAAAACGATGCTGCCATCGGAGGGCGCGATGTGCTGCTGCGCTGGTCGCATACCTTTCAAACAGATGCCACTGGCCTGTTGGAATATCGCCTGCTCGACGCATCCGATTGGAGCGAGATTGCCCCTGCCGTTGATTTGCGGCAAGGTTGGCATCGGTGGCTATTGCCAGACTCGTTTGCCGAAGCGCAGGTGCGTATGCGCGTGAACGGGCAGACATTTGAGTCTGACACTTTTCTGATTGCCAGACAAATGCGCATGGATATTGGGTTCAACTGTGCCGACTCGACCCTGCTCTATTGGAACGCTGCCGCACCCGAAGCCACTTATTTGCTGGCTGGCCTCAACGAAAAATATCTGGAGCCTTTAATGCTCCTGAGCGACACGTTCATCGTGTTGCAAAAAGCGGCTTTCCCGCAACAAAGATTCAGTGTCGCACCATTGGGGCGCAACGGCACGCTGGGGCTTCGCAGCCCCGCCCCCGACACCCAAGAACAGGGCGTGGCGTGTTACTTCAAAAATTTTTTGGCCGAATTGGATGCCGATTTCAATACGAGATTGCTGCTCAATATCGGCACCCGGTATGGGCTGCAATCGGTCAGCATGGAAAAGATGAAAGACACAGGGTTCGTCTTGCTCAACACTTGGCAGCCAGTGGAAGCAGAACAGTTCGCCTTCCATGACGCGCCGCAACAAGGCGCTAATCAATATCGCGCCAGACTGCTGCTGAACAACGGTATCACCTTGCTCAGCGACACGGCGACGGTGTTTTCCTGGGGCGCCAACGCTGTGTTGGTTTTTCCCAATCCGACACGTTCGGGTAGCATCCAAGTCGTGGCAGATCCGACAGAAATTGTCTCGTTTGTGGTGTTCGACCTGTTGGGCCGTTTGATTTTGGAAGAAGAACTGAGCGCCCTGCCTCAGACGGTCGAATTGCCAGTTGGCCTTCCCAAAGGATGCTATCCCTATTTTTTGCGCGAAAACGGGCGCTTGACGTCGGGGGGGATGTTGCTGGTGGGCTTCTAG
- a CDS encoding histidine phosphatase family protein — translation MCHKRNIFSALFVLCFVYSCQMDKKTTEPPASTESTHSAEDKAAEQPTVLAILDGRVVLTDSTFTPIPHWADKAYTIFYCVRHAEKRKDQGDNPELTEEGMARAQRLGLILSQERLDMAFSTNFKRTVQTAEEVRRQAEKAPPGSSYPPSMQDVWLDETLRTGAGKRFLVVGHQNTVPQLLNRLTGTTEFQDIPDNDHGRLYVAVSKGIGETEVLEFRY, via the coding sequence ATGTGCCACAAAAGAAACATCTTTTCAGCCTTGTTTGTGCTTTGCTTTGTTTATTCTTGTCAAATGGATAAAAAAACGACAGAACCTCCTGCATCAACCGAATCAACCCATTCCGCTGAGGACAAGGCGGCCGAGCAGCCTACGGTGTTGGCTATTTTGGATGGCAGGGTAGTGCTGACTGATAGCACTTTCACCCCCATCCCACATTGGGCCGACAAGGCTTACACGATTTTTTACTGCGTGCGGCACGCGGAAAAAAGAAAGGACCAAGGCGACAACCCCGAATTGACGGAAGAGGGAATGGCCCGCGCCCAGCGCCTGGGCTTGATATTGTCGCAGGAAAGATTGGACATGGCCTTTTCCACCAATTTCAAACGGACGGTGCAAACCGCTGAGGAGGTGAGAAGACAAGCCGAAAAAGCGCCGCCCGGCTCTTCCTACCCCCCGTCCATGCAGGATGTCTGGCTGGACGAGACATTGAGAACGGGTGCCGGGAAACGTTTCTTGGTGGTGGGACACCAAAACACCGTGCCGCAGCTGCTCAACAGGCTGACTGGAACCACGGAATTTCAGGACATACCCGACAACGACCACGGGCGGCTTTATGTCGCTGTCTCGAAGGGCATCGGAGAGACGGAGGTGCTGGAGTTCCGATATTGA
- the msrB gene encoding peptide-methionine (R)-S-oxide reductase MsrB — protein MMASDTIVPPKYENGQLVKVTKTDAEWKKQLSDTEYYVLRKEGTERAFTGSLWNNKEKGTYICAGCGLPLFSSETKFESGTGWPSFYQPIKGEYITEHQDKSYGMVRTEVECARCGGHQGHVFDDGPPPTGLRYCINSAALKFVKE, from the coding sequence ATGATGGCATCCGACACCATCGTGCCACCGAAATACGAAAACGGCCAATTGGTGAAAGTCACCAAAACCGACGCAGAGTGGAAAAAACAATTGAGCGACACGGAATACTATGTGCTTCGCAAGGAAGGCACCGAAAGGGCGTTCACGGGCAGCCTTTGGAACAACAAAGAAAAAGGCACTTATATCTGCGCCGGGTGCGGACTGCCCTTGTTCAGCTCAGAGACAAAATTTGAATCCGGCACGGGATGGCCCTCATTTTATCAGCCCATCAAAGGTGAATACATCACCGAACATCAGGACAAAAGTTATGGCATGGTGCGCACCGAGGTGGAATGTGCGCGTTGCGGAGGGCATCAAGGCCATGTGTTCGACGACGGCCCACCACCTACGGGCCTGCGCTATTGTATCAATTCGGCTGCACTCAAATTCGTCAAGGAGTAG
- the lipB gene encoding lipoyl(octanoyl) transferase LipB, with the protein MQTVQFRDLNFMDYQSAWDFQTSLHRGLIENKLKNRDLKPGTYPQAHQLLLVEHPPVYTLGKSGSMDNLLLSADELRARGIQFFPINRGGDITFHGPGQIVGYPILDLECFFTDVHRYVRNIEEVIIRTLAEYDVEAFRIKDYTGVWVKNTANLEPSAINRKICAIGVHLSRWVTLHGWAFNINTPLEYFNYIVPCGIADEDKTVTSLAAETGRPVDMQAVKERLKRHFAAVFECEIAG; encoded by the coding sequence ATGCAAACCGTCCAGTTTCGGGATTTGAATTTCATGGACTACCAATCGGCGTGGGATTTTCAAACCTCGCTGCATCGCGGCTTGATTGAAAACAAACTGAAAAACAGGGATTTAAAGCCCGGAACCTACCCACAGGCGCACCAACTTTTGCTCGTTGAGCACCCGCCCGTTTACACACTTGGAAAAAGCGGCTCAATGGACAATTTGTTGCTCTCAGCGGACGAACTCCGCGCTCGCGGCATCCAATTTTTCCCCATCAATCGCGGAGGCGACATCACGTTTCACGGTCCCGGCCAAATCGTCGGCTACCCCATTCTCGACCTCGAGTGTTTTTTTACCGACGTGCATCGTTATGTGCGCAATATCGAGGAAGTAATCATCCGAACCCTCGCAGAGTATGATGTAGAGGCATTTAGAATCAAAGACTACACAGGTGTTTGGGTGAAAAATACCGCAAACCTTGAACCCTCAGCCATCAACCGTAAAATTTGCGCCATTGGTGTCCATTTAAGCCGTTGGGTCACTTTGCACGGCTGGGCTTTTAACATAAACACCCCGCTCGAATACTTTAATTACATCGTACCTTGTGGCATCGCCGATGAGGACAAAACGGTGACATCGTTGGCCGCGGAAACGGGCCGCCCCGTGGATATGCAAGCCGTGAAAGAACGGCTCAAACGCCATTTTGCCGCAGTATTTGAATGCGAAATTGCAGGCTGA